The window AgaagaattatttttaaaaaataaataaatttatttattgagTAATGCATGGGTATAAAAGTCACCCATTGGATCGGAGGTGATAAGAAGGAGAGATTGGAGGGCCACTCCCCTTCCCAAGAAACACACAAGATTCTAACTTGATTTACTGTAGTTTGATTGTCTAACGATCCTAAAAAAGAATTGAGAAACATCGTACGGGATATCAAAAATAATCTTCGAATATGATTCGATGTGGATACGGTTGACTCCTTCTAACAAAGCTTTAGAAAGTCTTCACGAAGGCATTGAGTGCGTGgagtcttccttttttttttatttaaagccTTCAGCTTAATTAAGCAAAAAGTCGTCGTGTTGCCTACTTTTGCTTTTGTATAGAGAACGAAAGAACCAGACGTGAGGAGGGGGAGAATCGCCTTTTTGCACTTTAATTACCAACCATTCCGATCTAAGTAATCTTTAGCCAGCTCGAGTAGAGAATCTGAAGTTATCCCCCAACGAGAAGCAAAGCTACTCGACCAACTGGGAATGAGGAAGGTGGCGTCTGTCGGTCTATGGGGACCAACTTCATCACCTCGTCTCCTCCTCCCCGTAGCCATTATATATTTAGTGGTCGGTGAGAACGCAGCGAAAGGAGCGGCTCCCTTCGGCGTGTTTTGTAGAGAAACTGCCGTCTCTCCCTATGATGTGGCTGCCTGCAGATGGCGCAGGTGATGGTGGATCAGAGGAGCCACCGCATGTCCCGGACTTGGCAGGCTTCCACCTGCTGAACCCTACGACGACGCAGCCTGCAGATGGCGCAGGTAATGGTGGACCAGAGGAGCCACCGCATTTCCTGGACGTGGCACTCTTCCACCGACTGAACTCGCTCATCCACCGTGAGAATGTGGACGAGGACGAACTTCTGAATCTTGTGGGGCGGGATAACCGCGTGAACCTCATGAATGACCCGCTGCTCAGCGTCGTCATCGCCTGCAAGAAGCCCAAGCTCGCCGTCCGCCTAATCGGCAAAATATCATCAAATGACATTCTCGAGGCCTACAACTACAACGGCGACACGGCGCTTCACGTGGCTGCAGCCATGGACGACAAAGAAGTGGCCTCGGAGCTGATCCGCAGGGTGCCAGTTCTCGTTCGTGTGCGGAACGGGAAGCAGGAGATACCGCTACATAAGGCGGCCCTGTACGGGCAGAAGGACATGTTCTGGCTGCTGGTGGAAAAGAACAGCTCACCGGAAGCCCGGAGGGAGGACGGCGCCACCATGCTTCACTGTGCCATCATGGGCAATGCGCCAGGTAACTATCGCTACATCCTCTTTCCCTTGTACACGGTTCAACTTCAATTAGCATCTCGGTACGCCTGCAGTACTCGCCTTGGAGATTGCAAAGACTTATCCAATTCAGATCGAATCCCGGAATGAGCACGCCCTCACTCCGCTGCAGCTGTTGGTGACTATTCCTGAGGCATTCCGAAGCCAAGTAGTTCTTGGGGCCCTCGACTCCTTCGTCTACGAATGTGAGTGCtaccctcctcttctcctttttctctaCATACAGCAATAATTCTCATCTACGATGAGGCTTAAAAATCAATTAAAATGTGCATAAGTATATTCGTAGAGCTCTTTGGTTTTACATTTCAGGGATTCCTTTGGAAGAGGACTCGAGTAAAATGAACAAAAGGGATGAAGAGGTGGCACTCGACAGATCTGTATGTGGCTTATGCATGAATGACTTTTTACATGACATTGCTTCGAATCATGAGTACATCGTTTACGTTTAGCTCTCTGATTCGGTTCTCTCTGTGGCATGCACATGTAATCTCAAGAGCATTGGAGTAGCACAAGACGATGACGGTGACCACTCGCTGAGGGCTTTTCGCTCAAAATTCCCATCAAAGTACAGCACTCTCTTTGACCTGTTGGAGTTGATCAGCATCCCAGGTACTCGTTCAATCGTAAAGTGAAAGGTTCTTAATCTATCATTTTATGGTTATTAAATGTAGGATAGCATTGGTTTATGCATGCATTTTGTCCTGCAGCTGGCTGGATTCTGCGATTTGTTTATAACATTATAAGGCAATGTGAGTTAACAGTTCTTACACACCTATACTTTTCTTAGCAAATGATGAATcgcttataaaaattaaaaataatttatgttaGGTTTTTACGTTACATGATTAATGATAATTGAAATGCATGCACGGGTGCAGTGTCCCCGAGAGTCCAACGTctggaggggaagaagaagaaccatACAGAAACAATGCACCTTATCGAATACTTGGCCAAAGAAGGATACTTTGATTTCTTTGTGCGTGGAAAAGATCCCTCCCAACAGAGTATACTAGGTCCACAAGACTCTCCACCGGAGACTGGAGAAGAAGGTGATGCCCAAAAAAAGGCACTGTCACCGAGCTCGGAAGACAGATGGAACGAACCACCCTTGTTCTTAGGTGCACAAATGGGCCTTAATGATTTCGTCGGCAAGATCCTGCAAGTGTGCCCACAGTCAGCAACCTACCTGGACACGAAGGGCAGAAATGTTCTCCAAGTGGCGATAGAATCTGGGAACCGAGAGACTGTAGAAACTATTCGTAGGATGGCTCAGGGAGACAACCCCATTTTACCATCCTGGTTGTTGTCCAGCATCGACTCTAAAACCAGAAACACCATCCTGCATCTTGCTACAGATGGAACCTGTGATGTAGCAAAGGAAGAGCAAGATGAACCGGATGCAATGCAACTGCATTACGATTTAGTATGGTTTGAGGTAAAGTTGCTAAACTTTTTTGCCCCCCTCCTCCTCCAATTCTTTGACATGTTTCTCAAAAAAAGTATTATCCGTTCAATTATTTGACATGCATTGGGTGTCGGTTGTAGgttcttcatgcattatacaaaataACCAACAAATACTAGTTTTGCCCTTCTCTCTTTGGTCCTATCTTAGCGAGAAACTGGATCCAAAATGAGTAGATAGGAATCCAAATACTAATGGAATGACttgacaaataaataataaaactatTTTATTAGTGAaataaacctctctctctctctcactcgctTATGAGAATAAATTAGGACTTATCTCAATCCTAAACCTAGATAATTAAACTCTTTTCTTAACATCGCCTAAATCAATAAGACTCTTATATAGTTCCAATAATATTTCTTCCTTTGTTTCCTTTCTGGTCCACACAATGCAActctttaattaattaagatgTCATTCTTATGGTGCTCTCTTGAGGATAAAAAACCAAACACACTACTTATTGCATTGGCAGATACGaagatgtatatatatgcataaaaaTTTATTCCAAGATAGCAATGATAACCATGTGATGGTAGCATCACAATTCGTGAAACGAATAGTAATCATTATAGAGTTGCATATTGATCAAGTTGATTCATTCATGTAGCATTTATACGCATGCAGATGCTGGAATCAAGTATTCCTAAAGAACTAGTGTTTAGTCGAAATACGCAAGGAAAGACAGCGCAAGAGCTCTTTACTTCGAGCCACAAACAGACGCGCAAGAGCTGCAAGAAACAACTAGTACGGATTGCAAACACAAGTACAAGCGCTGTGGCAGCTGTGGTCTTCGCCTTGAGTTCCTCCTTCTCCCACACGGACGATCCAAAAACTAGCGATTCACCCATGTTCAAGGCCTTGTCATACACATATGTGATCGGGTTGTCATTAGCGGCTACATCTCTGTTCTTTTTCTTGTCCCTCGTCAAATCATCGTACAAGGAGCAGGAGTTCCGCAGTGCCATCCCAACCAAATTCTACTTAGCCGGCCTCACATATAACATGGCGTTGGGGACTCTGTTGCTGGCCTTCACATTCAACACTTTCGTGCAGATATATGGCGTGGAGGGAGTTAAGGAAAAGCAGGCGATCACATTCATGCTGGAGATCATCGCCTGTCCACTTCTCGCTTGCCTCATCTTCTTTCCTGACGCCGTTTTTGGAATATTTCGTCCTTATATTTAGAGTTAAAGTGTCTGTAAGCATGCACCATCCCTCCACATCTATCAAACAGCCAGCctgatatgataatttcaagtgtTCTTCCGATCTGTATTGGTGCGCGCGTTCGCTAGATTTGCAAGTTCTAGCAATTCAATAATCATAGATACGTTTAAGTACCAGCAGTTCTGAGTGCACAAAACTGGATGTCAATGTGTTTCGAGTTTGCGTGTGAAATTATATCCGACTTTTCAGTTGTCTTGGCTTGAATATTCAGATACTACACTATGCTTATGACTTTATTACAGTATACTTTTGGTGAACTATTTAGAATACAACACGTAGAAgttatattttgaaaaaaaaaaaaagcaatttaatttatttaatatgttttaacttgtttgtttttttttttttttttatgatgtcctATGTTTAAGCTCACCTGCGCCACCAACTTTTTCGTTAGGCTCAATGTGTACAAAGCAGAGGTTCACTCGAAGCACTGAGGAGGGGGAGAATCGCCTTTTTGCACTTTAATTACCAACCATTCCGATCTAAGTAATCTTTAGCCAGCTCGAGTAGAGAATCTGAAGTTATCCCCCGACGAGAAACAAAGCTACTCGACCAACTGGGAATGAGGAAGGTGGCGTCTGTCGGTCGATGAGGACCAACTTCATCACCTCGTCTCCTCCTCCCCGTAGCCATTATATATTTAGTGGTCGGTGAGAACGCAGCGAAAGGAGCGGCTCCCTTCGGCGTGTTTTGGATATGGCGGCTCCTTCCAGCATCCAAACGCTGATGCCTGTTGATGATGTAGGCGCCGGATCATGGAGACAAATAGAGAAAAATCCCTGGACGTTGCAGCCTACAGATGGCGCAGGTGACGGTGGACCAGAGGAGCCACCGCATGTCCCGGACTTGGCAGGCTTCCACCCGCTGAACCCTACGACGACGCAGCCTGCAGATGGCCCAGGTGATGGTGGACCAGAGGAGCCACCGCATGTCCTGGACGTGGCACGCTTCCGCAGCCTGAACTCGCTCATCCACCGTGAGAACGTGGACGTGAACGAACTCCTGCGACTAGTGGAGCAGGATAACCACGTGAACCTCATGCTCGACCCCCTCCTCAGCTTCGTCATCGCCTACAAGAAGCCCAAGCTCGCCTTCCGCCTCATTAACGAAGTATCAGATGCCATGCTCACGGCCTCCAACTACGACGGCGACACGGCGCTTCACGTATCTGCCGCCATGGACGACAAAGAAGTGGCCTCGGAGCTGATCCGCAGGGTTCCAGATCTCGTTCATGTGCGGAACCGGAAGCAGGAGATACCGCTACATAAGGCGGCCCTGTACGGGCAGCAGGACATGTTCTGGCTGCTGGTGGCcaacgaaagctcaccggaagcccGGAGGGAGGACGGCGCCACCATGCTGCACTGTGCCATCATGGGCAATGCGCCGGGCAAGTTGTCATTAATCACCACCCCTCCATCCTGTCGctttatctaatatatattatCTCTGATTTTGTCTCCAatgaattttaaatatattatatcgGTGCATGCAGGGCTCGCATTGCAGATTGCAAGGTATTATCCAGGTCAGATCACAACCATCGATCAGCATGCTGTAACCTCGTTGGATCTAATGTTGACCATTCACGGGTTATTCCGAAGCCAAACTCTCCTTGGCTTCTTCGAATCCTTCGTATATGACAGTAAGTGTTCTCAAACTCTAAATTTATTTTCCCCAAAAAGGCTATTAACAAAATGCTCAGATCTGCTCCCAAACTGCATGCCACTAAACCTGTTCACCCTACTGAACATAAATCATTTGGATGGAACGAATTCCCATCCAAAATATCCATCAATATTGATGTTTATGTAACTCTCAACATCAAATAAAAAAGATAGCAAATTGAATGCTCATAATAGTTTTCACTTCAGTGGTTCCATTGGAAGAGGGCTGTGGCAAGACAAACGATAAAGATGCAGAAGCTCTAACGACATTTGTCTCAGTATGTGTGTGCTTCCCTATATATGAACCATTTTGGTTTTACGTGACACATTAATTCCATAAtcatgaatgtatatatatatatatatatttgtcccATCTAACATGAATGTTTCTTAAACTGTAATCTAAAGCGAGCCGAAGCCACAAAACAGGATGCACGACGTGACTCCGAATCCCTGGAGAAGCCGAGAGGAATTCGTTCAAGATTCCCACCTCACTATGACACTCTCTTGGACCTATTGGAATTGATATGCATCTGAAGTGCTCGCTTCTCTACCTACAATTTTTTACATccatcttaaagtgaaagtgtGTTGTCATCATATTATAGTGTGATTTATGTTTTTTTGTCCATGCAGCCAGATGGAGCCTTCTCCACCTTCTAAAGTTGTGTAAGTTGTTATTGTTCTAAAAGAGTGCATGCATGGATGATGATATCTATACCAACCTTCCCAAAGtttttttacataacaagttttaTAGCACATTATTAATTTCCTAAACAAATTTATATTGGagaatttttgagaaaaaaaaaggatctttTGCTTTTCCCATATTTCCCAAAGGGCATCCTCTATTTGTCATAATACCTAAAACATCTGTTGACAAGATAATGTTCTCCAAGTCGCAGTCAAGTATCGTCGCGAGGAGATTGTCAAGATCATAAGGGACATGAGAACCATTTTACCATCGTGGTTATTTTCCAAAATCGACCCCAAAACCGGAAAAACCATCCTGCATCTTGCTTCACGTGGAAGCCCTGATGTAGCAAAGGAAGCGCAAGACGAACCGGATGCAATGCAACTGCATTACGATTTAGTGTGGTTTGAGGTAAAGTCTCTAAACTTTTTTGTCCCCCTCCTCCAATTCTttgaaatgcttctcaaaagtattATCCATTCAATTCTTTGACATGCATTCGGTGTCGGATGTGGGTTCTTCGCGCATAATACAAAATAACCAACAAATATACAAATAAAATCTATATATTCTCAGAGTTGCGTGCTAAATTTGATCGTTTTCTGACATTTGAATGCAGACGGTGAGAGATATGGTTCCTAAGGAATTAGTGCACAGTCGGAACGCGCAAACGAAGACCGCAGAAGAGATGTTTACTGAGAGTCACCAAGTGATGCTCAGGAGTTGCAAACGTCAACTAATGGAAACGTGCAGGACGTGTTCAGGGCTGGTCGCTGCAATAGTGTTCGCGTCGAGCTTCTCCTTCCCCGGCAAAGAAGTATTTGGTTGGGATGATACGACGGAACTGCTGCTCCTTGTACGGTGACATGGCGAGGGATAAGAACAACACCAGAGATGTGCCTGCTCGTCGTTTGGGTTGGCGATGCTGTCTTTTCTGGTGGCGTTCACCTGCAACATCTACCTACAATTATATGGCTGGCAGAAGACGAAGTCGAAGGACTTGATTCCATTCGTATTGGAGCTCACCGTCTTCCCCGTCATCTGTTTCCTGGTGTTGTTCTTTCGTGGCGCCGATTTCGGTATATCTTTCCTTGTTCGTCTTTGGCGTTGAGTCAACAAGCATGATCGCCACATCTTTGGAATCTGCAGCTTCATGATGTGCGTGGGTCCTACCTATTGCGGTATGCCACCTGTTCTATCGGTATGTGCTGGTAGAAATCATTGGACAGTTAAATATCTTGTGTGTACAAGCAGCAACAAAGGCTCTGTCATATATGGACGCTATTTGATTGCAGCTTTAATGTGGTCTTTCCTTATATCTTAAATTAGATGATGATATAGGCGCCACGGTAGACAACAGATCTGATC of the Musa acuminata AAA Group cultivar baxijiao chromosome BXJ3-2, Cavendish_Baxijiao_AAA, whole genome shotgun sequence genome contains:
- the LOC135631609 gene encoding uncharacterized protein LOC135631609, which codes for MMWLPADGAGDGGSEEPPHVPDLAGFHLLNPTTTQPADGAGNGGPEEPPHFLDVALFHRLNSLIHRENVDEDELLNLVGRDNRVNLMNDPLLSVVIACKKPKLAVRLIGKISSNDILEAYNYNGDTALHVAAAMDDKEVASELIRRVPVLVRVRNGKQEIPLHKAALYGQKDMFWLLVEKNSSPEARREDGATMLHCAIMGNAPVLALEIAKTYPIQIESRNEHALTPLQLLVTIPEAFRSQVVLGALDSFVYESIILIYDEA
- the LOC135631295 gene encoding uncharacterized protein LOC135631295, yielding MNKRDEEVALDRSSIGVAQDDDGDHSLRAFRSKFPSKYSTLFDLLELISIPAGWILRFVYNIIRQLSPRVQRLEGKKKNHTETMHLIEYLAKEGYFDFFVRGKDPSQQSILGPQDSPPETGEEGDAQKKALSPSSEDRWNEPPLFLGAQMGLNDFVGKILQVCPQSATYLDTKGRNVLQVAIESGNRETVETIRRMAQGDNPILPSWLLSSIDSKTRNTILHLATDGTCDVAKEEQDEPDAMQLHYDLVWFEMLESSIPKELVFSRNTQGKTAQELFTSSHKQTRKSCKKQLVRIANTSTSAVAAVVFALSSSFSHTDDPKTSDSPMFKALSYTYVIGLSLAATSLFFFLSLVKSSYKEQEFRSAIPTKFYLAGLTYNMALGTLLLAFTFNTFVQIYGVEGVKEKQAITFMLEIIACPLLACLIFFPDAVFGIFRPYI